In Dasypus novemcinctus isolate mDasNov1 chromosome 23, mDasNov1.1.hap2, whole genome shotgun sequence, the following proteins share a genomic window:
- the LOC101419405 gene encoding protein S100-A6-like: MAFPLDQAVSLLVCTFHKYSGREGDKNTLNKRELKELIQKELTIGSKLQDAEIARLMDELDRNKDEEVNFQEYVTFLGALMMLYSELLKG, translated from the coding sequence ATGGCGTTCCCCCTGGACCAGGCCGTCAGCCTCCTGGTGTGCACCTTCCACAAGtactctggcagggagggagaCAAGAACACCCTGAACAAGAGGGAGCTGAAGGAGCTGATCCAGAAGGAGCTCACCATCGGCTCGAAGCTGCAGGATGCTGAAATTGCAAGGCTGATGGACGAACTGGATCGGAACAAGGACGAGGAGGTGAACTTCCAGGAGTACGTCACCTTCTTGGGGGCCTTGATGATGCTCTACAGTGAACTTCTCAAGGGCTAA